The nucleotide window TTTACCCTGGGAATCCAGCACTGGAATATCATTCTGGGACTTTTGATTGGAGGGATTGTTACCGCTCCTTTTTCTGCCATGCTTACGGCTAAGCTTCCTGTGAAGAAAATGTTTGTGATTATCGGAACTTTGGTGATTGTAATGAGTTCTATAACTATTTATAAATCAGTTTTTAATTAAAAATTATGTTCGGTGTGGAAAAATAAAAGGTGTAAATAGATATTTGATTTTGAAAATACTTTACTTTTACATCACTAAATATTAGAACATGAATTTACATATCATTGCACTTTTTAAGTTTAATGAAAATTATCTTATGGATGCTGTAGAGCTGTTTCAGAAGCTTGTGAAAGAAACTAGAAAAGAAGAAGGCTGTCTGCAGTATGACCTGATTGAAGATAAAGATAATAAAGGAACCTTTTTCCTGATCGAGCTTTGGGAAAGTGTTGAGTACCACAACAGTCATAATGGGCAGGACCATTTGTTGGATTTCCGTAAAGATGCATCCAAAATTATGGAAAGCTCGGCAGAAGTTTACAAAGGATTTAAAATATATTAATGATATTGAAGGATTTAAGATTTAAAATTTAAAGACTTTCTCAATTTCAGTAAAGAATAAAAGGCGGCTTCAATACTCTGAAACCGCCTTTTTATTAGAAAAAATAGAAAGTATTAAAATTGAAAGATTATTTTACGATAAGCTTTTTCGTCTCCGAGTGGCCTCCGTAAGTAATTTTTACAAGGTAATTTCCTGAAGTAAGGGTAGAAAGGTTCAGGTCCTGCTTATAGAAACCAGCCTGATTGGTAAGTTCCGCAGAATAGACCTTTTTGCCGGTAAGATCATAAACCTCTACATTCCCTTTGTTATTTGCCTTTTCTTTAACATCAAAAAGAACAGTTACCTTTTTATCAGCTGTCGCAGGGTTAGGATACAGACCGAAAGATGCTTTTTTCCCAACTTCGGTAATGCCTAATGTTTCAGTAATCTTCTTGTATTTGAAATACATGTTACCTGTACTTGCTCCACCATTCGTGGTGAAGTACATTCTGTAGTAGTCATTTCCTTTTTTGACATAGTAGACAACATCATTTTTTACCGTTCCGATACCCTTCCACGAGTGTCCCACTGTTGTAATAGTTGACGAGAAATTAGCATTGGTCGGCATGCTATAACCTGCACTTTCCTGAGTTTCCGGCTGTACCATCGCAACCTTGATATTAGGACTTTGAATAGCTCCGGATAGTGGGTACATCTGTACACCCATATAGAAAGTGTAATATTTGGTGAATACAAAATCCCATGCCGCTCTGGATGGTTCCAGATTCGAAACTTTTTCTCCGGTATCGAAGGAGAAATAATTGAAATAAGAATCATCTGTACCATTGGCAATGGTCCTTGTCTCAGTAGCTCCCCAGGATGTACCATTCCATTTTGAATATCTGAAAGTATATCCGGCAAATGCATCTTCAATAGCGAATTTAATATAAGCTCCTGAAGCATATTTTAAAACAAAAATTGCTTTTCCCTGAATATGGTGGTTCACAGGATTGTAAACTCCCCAGCCTGTTGAAGGAATATTAGGATTGGGAGAGGTCACCGGGCCTTGTTCAAAAGCGCCCTGGCTCCAGTCAGTTGTCTGATCCGGATTGTACAAAGGGGCTCCCCATGAAGATTCATTGCTGATGCTGATATTGTCCCAGTCGGCTAAATTGGTTGATGCTGTGAATACTTCGATATCTTTTGCATCATTCACTCTCGATCCGAAAGCATAGTTTGAATTTCTGTAAAAAGCAATATCCCAGGTATTGGCTGGCTGGGAAACCATATTGCCATCCGCAAGGTTCACAAATACGCGATTCTGATATCCGCTTCCCATGGTCATATTTACCTGTGAGTATCCCAATGCGTCAGTCTGCGCCAAAACAGTCTGCTGAACAGACATTGCCAGTACCGAAGCCAATAATAGTTTTGTTTTCATAAATTATTTTTTAAATTCTTATTTAGAATGGTTCCACAAAAGTATATAATTATTTTTAATCAGTCTAAATAAAAACATGACTTTTGTCGTGTTTCTATTTTAGATCATCATTAAAATGAAAAATCATAAATAAAAAAGCCGACAGAAACGATTTCTGTCGGCTTTAAAAAGGTAAATAATAGTCTGATTAACCTTATTTTTTAATGAATTTTGATTGGATAAGTTTTCCTTCTGCTGTTTCAATATTCATATAGTAAATGCCTGTCTGAAGAGTGTTTATTTCAAATCTTCTTCCGTTTAGCTTTCCTTCTGCTACTTTCATGCCTGCAGCAGAATAGATCTGAATGTTCTTAGGATCTTTCTTCACGATAAATTCTAAAGCGCTTTGATCAGCATTTAAAGCAAATCTGAAATTCTCTGTTGTTGTATTGTTGTCAGAAACGCCTAATGAAGCTGCTGTATTATAAATGACATTATCAACCTGAATGGCTACATGGGTAGCAGTAGGCGTGAACTTGAATACGATGTAAGATCCTGTGGTTGCCGGAATATTAACACTGATATTCTGTACAGTGCCGATTGTCGCTACATTAATAGGATTTCCGACAGGAACAAATGTTGACATATCTGCGGGATTGGATGCTATGCCAATCTGAATGGTTCCTGGACCGGGAGATGGAGATACCAAGGTGGTATCAAAAGTCAGTGTTTTATTTCCTGTGGGAGTTTCAATCTGGGGTGAAATCAGGTAGGAAGAGCCCGTTGCGTTGTTTCCTGCGTATGACTGGATAAATCTGTTGGAATCTCCTGCTACAATCATTCTTGGAGGTACGGGAGGAAACTCACCGGTGATTGGTGCGACGATAGCAGACCAGCCAAAC belongs to Chryseobacterium gleum and includes:
- a CDS encoding T9SS type A sorting domain-containing protein, with translation MKTKLLLASVLAMSVQQTVLAQTDALGYSQVNMTMGSGYQNRVFVNLADGNMVSQPANTWDIAFYRNSNYAFGSRVNDAKDIEVFTASTNLADWDNISISNESSWGAPLYNPDQTTDWSQGAFEQGPVTSPNPNIPSTGWGVYNPVNHHIQGKAIFVLKYASGAYIKFAIEDAFAGYTFRYSKWNGTSWGATETRTIANGTDDSYFNYFSFDTGEKVSNLEPSRAAWDFVFTKYYTFYMGVQMYPLSGAIQSPNIKVAMVQPETQESAGYSMPTNANFSSTITTVGHSWKGIGTVKNDVVYYVKKGNDYYRMYFTTNGGASTGNMYFKYKKITETLGITEVGKKASFGLYPNPATADKKVTVLFDVKEKANNKGNVEVYDLTGKKVYSAELTNQAGFYKQDLNLSTLTSGNYLVKITYGGHSETKKLIVK
- a CDS encoding putative quinol monooxygenase, with the translated sequence MNLHIIALFKFNENYLMDAVELFQKLVKETRKEEGCLQYDLIEDKDNKGTFFLIELWESVEYHNSHNGQDHLLDFRKDASKIMESSAEVYKGFKIY
- a CDS encoding T9SS-dependent choice-of-anchor J family protein, giving the protein MKLKLLFGTLVFTALTANAQVSSINENFNNFTVGNTTFPQFGWSAIVAPITGEFPPVPPRMIVAGDSNRFIQSYAGNNATGSSYLISPQIETPTGNKTLTFDTTLVSPSPGPGTIQIGIASNPADMSTFVPVGNPINVATIGTVQNISVNIPATTGSYIVFKFTPTATHVAIQVDNVIYNTAASLGVSDNNTTTENFRFALNADQSALEFIVKKDPKNIQIYSAAGMKVAEGKLNGRRFEINTLQTGIYYMNIETAEGKLIQSKFIKK